One genomic region from Antedon mediterranea chromosome 3, ecAntMedi1.1, whole genome shotgun sequence encodes:
- the LOC140044010 gene encoding uncharacterized protein — translation MCNVPDAPTYGTVSTNEMVDHGDTIEFACSTGLVLEPATPTIYTCNDGSLEYNIRKHCIDFDECTQDIPCGSNAQCTNTFGSYSCECNDGFEDEGEGQGCEDIDECARGTDTCSDNALCTDTTGSYTCECNDGYRGDGFECIEILYFDYGSTYGDSSLRETFERNTKALGEYISPSFTPPNGFPVGSEFLPKLYFTENGIFILVNNNDDIVSYTYPPSSGFVSGDRRNIIAPFWADGDMSTDIGDVLYQEYVSGDEDAQLFLPYLLDRLTELTAAASITLPTDFTPTWALKVTWLDIAQRPATASTRKTLRYL, via the exons ATGTGTAATGTACCTGATGCACCAACATATGGAACTGTATCGACCAATGAAATGGTTGACCACGGTGATACAATTGAGTTTGCTTGTAGCACTGGTCTTGTTTTAGAACCTGCTACTCCAACTATATACACATGTAATGATGGTTCTCTTGAATACAACATCAGAAAGCACTGCATAG ACTTCGATGAATGTACTCAAGACATCCCATGCGGCAGCAATGCCCAGTGCACGAACACATTTGGATCATACTCATGCGAGTGCAATGATGGATTTGAGGATGAGGGTGAGGGACAAGGATGTGAAG atATTGACGAATGTGCAAGGGGTACTGATACTTGCTCCGACAATGCACTTTGTACTGATACTACCGGAAGCTACACATGCGAATGTAATGACGGTTATAGAGGCGATGGTTTTGAGTGTATCG AAATACTATATTTCGACTATGGATCCACGTATGGAGACAGTAGCCTGCGAGAGACTTTTGAAAGAAATACAAAGGCGCTCGGAGAGTACATATCTCCATCGTTTACTCCTCCGAATGGCTTTCCAGTTGGATCCGAATTTTTACCCAAACTTTAT TTTACGGAAAATGGAATTTTTATCTTGGTAAATAATAACGATGATATTGTGAGTTACACATATCCGCCTTCTTCAGGTTTTGTTAGCGGCGATAGAAGGAACATTATTGCTCCATTCTGGGCTGATGGTGACATGTCAACAGACATTGGAGATGTTTTATACCAG GAGTACGTATCAGGGGATGAAGACGCTCAGCTATTCCTTCCATACCTGTTAGATAGGCTAACAGAACTTACCGCAGCGGCTAGCATCACACTGCCAACAGACTTTACTCCAACATGGGCTTTGAAAGTTACCTGGCTCGATATAGCACAGCGTCCTGCGACTGCCTCAACACGTAAG ACGTTGCGGTACCTATAG